CCAAGCGCGCGCTGGTGTGGAGCGAAAAGGTGACCCGCATGCTGGATTCGCTTTTGCAGCAGTACCGCACCCAGGGGGACGGCCTGACGCAGGGCACCAATGTGTATGTGTGCGAGATCTGCGGCTTTGTGTATGTGGGGGAACTGCCGCCCGCCATCTGCCCGGTGTGTAAAGTACCCAGCTTTAAGCTGGCAAAGGTGGAAAGGAGCTGAAGGAAAGATGCATGCTGTGCGTAACATCCGGCTGTGCACCAAGGATTGCCTGTGCTTATATGTGTGCCCTACCGGGGCCACGGATACGGAGAACGGCCAGATCGACTTTTCTAAGTGCGTGCGGGGCTGCCGGGCCTGTGTGGACGCCTGCCCCAGCGGCGCGATCTCGCTGGTGCCCGAGACCTTTCCGGCGCAGCAGCCCAAAACGGACGGGGTGAAGGCAGGGCTGCGGGCGCTTGCGGCGGCAAAGGCGCGCCAGCAGACGCTGGCCGAGGGCCTTGCCGCCCGCGCCGACGGGCCGGTGCAGCGGCAGTTTGCCGCGGCGCTGGCACAATCGAACCAGCTCATGGCGGAGGACCTGCTGCGGGAGGCGGGCTATATGCTGCCCCAAAGCGGCGAGACCAGGGCCTTTTTGGAAGGGCTTTTGGCCGGGCCGCAGCCCGAGGGCTTCCCGGCGGAGGCCGCCCGGCAGCTGCTGGCGCTGCTGTAGAGGCCTTTGCAACAAGCTGCATCCCACAGAGAGGGCGCGGAGGTGTTCCGCGCCCTCTCTGTGTTTATGTAACTTGAAGCAAAGTTGAAAAAATCTCTTTTCAGTTTGAATGAGGCTCCATTGTGCGGGGGAAAAAAGAGTGGTATCATAAAAACAAAGGAAAGGCGGTGGAACGCGTGGAACAGACAGTGGGCAGGACCGTGCAGAGGCTGCGCAAGGCAAAGGGGCTGACCCAGGAGCAGCTTGCGGGCCAGCTGGGGGTCAGCAGCGCGGCGGTGAGCAAGTGGGAGACAGGAGTTTCCCAAAGTTAAAGATACCACATCAATCCCACGCGGACTTTTGCTCAACCGATACAGCCGGAGGGCTGGATAACAAGAAAAGGCGGTATGCGCCCCGTGGAGGGGTAGCGTACCGCCTTTTCTTGTGGGGGTTTCCAAAGGGGGCAACGCCCCCATTTGGCACACGACTTTGCGAAGCAAAGTGTAGTGTGTTATACGCTCTGCCGGCGTTGCCGTGAAAATGCCGTTGCCGCCGGGGAGGGCAAGGGCATTTGAAGCGGCAGGAAAACAGGGCTGTGCTTGCGTGGCGTGGAGCCGCAAGCGCAGGTCTGGACTCATCAGCAGACAGGGCGTATATGAAAGCCCCAGTTCCTCGTCCTACGCTCCAACTTGTGGACAAAGTGTCCCGAAGTTGTGGCCACACTCCCGGAAAAGTAGCAGGACAACGGGCAACCGTCAAGGCTGAAATGAACGGGTTTACACCCGGCCTTGACCTCCGCCCGCTGTCCCGCTGGATGGGTGGACAAGGCGGCCAATCCCTCAAAGTGCTTGGCCGCTCTCTTTCTGATTTTGAGGTATTCAGTTTTTCAAAATTGAATAATCAAAATAAATTTTTTCGATTGAAAAAATTTTATTTGTTATCATCTTCAATGCCATATTTTTTCTTTTGCCGAATCACATAATTACTGATTTTTTCATCATATAGTGGATACTGGTAATCCAACTGGCATGCCACTTCTGACGAAACCTCCCGGAACAATGCCATACATTGTTCAAAGGATTCCCACATATGGGGATAGGAATCCATATTATAAGTGGACATAAGTCGTTCCCACAATTCCTCTGGGACATATTGCTTCATAAATTTATAGTTTTTTCCCAAACTGAAATGAAATCCCTGTTTGATACCAATCAGCCAGGAAATCATGCGAAGCAATTCTTTTCGTACTATATCATTCATATGGTCAATAGCAAAAAGAATTTCTTTGCGGCATAAGCCCTTTACTACATATGTTGTAGTATTCCAAAATTCATTACAGCAATCGTCAAACATTCTTTGAGTAGGCTTCTGCAAGTGGTAGTCTATATCCGTTGGTATTGGCGGCTTTACGATACGGTTGTCTTTATCCAACAGTAACTTTACCAGTTTATCCCATGTAAAATACTCGTCTATCAGTTCCAGCGGCAGCAAAGTTAAATCTATCTTAACATCATCAGTAAACAGCATTAAATATGAAAATCCCTTTTCTACAGCTGGAAATAATTCCATATCTTCCGGCTTTTGCAGAATCAACCTTTCACCAAATATATCTAGCCATTTATCATCACTTGTGAAGCTGTCCATATCCGTAACAAAAAAAGTAATATCAAAATCCTGAAAATCATCAGGCGGAATATTTGTATTTGTTCTAGATCCTTCCAAAGTAACCATGCGAATGCGTTTGTCTGTTTTTGCAAAATTCAAAACAATATCATAAACTTCCTTTTCTGATCTCATTTTTATCTCCTCCAATTATTGAAATAGGTGTGAAGCCATTTTAGGGCTTTCCCGCCTTGATTACCCTTTAGCAAAGACGGGCGGGACTGTCAACGGCGGCGCATGAAATGCGCCGTTCATCTTGACCGTTGACTGGCTCGGCTGGCTTTGCTATCTTCCTGACAAATGGGAATGTCTAAGATAGTAAAGACGTCCCACATGCAACTCTTTCTTTTATTGCGGAAACCGTATCTTTAATTGTGAATGTAGTTGTGTCTATGACATTTGATTCATATACTCCCAAACCGGAAAATTGCTCCCACATTGTTTCCACTAATTCAATATTTGTTTTTCTATCTAATTTTGAGCGTTCCACAGCTCGCTTCATAGTTTCTTTTTTACTCGCTCTTAATACAATATAGTGTACCTCGTAATCTTCTTGGGCAAGAGCTTTCCATGGCTCCAAAAACCATGGCCCGACAATCCCATCTACAATTACATCATATCCGCCACGAGCATATCGCTTTGCAGCTTCTAAAAAGGCTTCAATGACAACCAGATTTTGCTCGTTGGATTCTGGCAAATGTGGTGGTATTGCGCCTTTGCTTAAGTAATGAAAAAAGTCATCGGTGTGCATATGCACTGATTTATCCATATCTGATTCCTTTGCGACAATTGACGCAGTTGTTGTTTTTCCTGTCCCCGGTGAGCCTGTAATCACAATAATTCTTCCTTGATTCATCTGTATTTTCCCTCACAATTCAAATTTATCACTTTGTTCCTGCCTGCTCAATCATCTTCTTCGCAAACTGCTGGAACATTTCAACAGTTTCTTTATCCATCGGTGTAAGCTGTCCGATCTGTCCAGCTATCATCGCCGTTACATCGTCAATGGAAAGTGGTTTTTGTTTCTGTTCCGCCAGTGCGTCCCGCATGGCTTGGAACATAGCGGCGGTCACAGCTTCTCCCGGCTGTTCCCCGTTGTCAATGTCTTTCTTAATGTCCCGCAGGATAGCCAGGAACACATTTTTGATTTTTTCAATCTCCGCTTCATGTTCCCCTATCTTTTGGGCGTTCAAAAGCTGTAAATCCTGCTTCGCTTCTGCCCGGTGTTCCGGGTGTTCTTTCATCAGGTCGGACAGGGAAGCCGTTGCCATCTCGATAAGCTGGTTTCTTGCTGTTATGCCCTTTGCCGCCGTATCCTGAAAATAAATCCGTATCAAATCTATCAGCTTAGGAAAATTCCTGTGTTCCAACAGGCGGTTGAGGATTTGCACATCAACAGCACCCGTCACAAGCCCCCTCACGGCTCCCTCGGACAAGCCTAATTCAGAAATATCGTAGCTTTTACGAACGCTCACGGTAGACAAGCCCAGTATGTAGTCTGTCGATACCTTAAATTCCTTTGCCACACCTATGAGAATATCACTGCTGACCGTTCTTGTTTCGCCGCTGACAATGCGGCTCAACTGGGAAGCGGAAACGCCTATCTTCTCCGCAAGTTCCTTTTGTGTGATGTGGTTCCCGTTGCATAAATCGGAAATCCGCTGTCCGGGCGTTCCGGGTAAAGCCATAGATACGCACCTCCTCCGCATACTTCCATTATACAGAATGATTGCAAAAATGCAATTTCCAAAGTGTAAACTTCATCAAAATGCAATTCTCGCAATATTCCGGGAATTGCATTTTTTTCGTGTAGACTTAGGGTAGTTCATCGATGGACGGCACCTTGAAAACAGAATGACCGTCCGAAAAGGAATACCCCGGCTGGGGAAGCACCGCAAGGAGTCGGACTTCGGGACAAAATGTCCCGAAGTTGCGAGGAGCGTGCCAACGCCGGAACACGCCGCAGGAATGGGGCAGGAAACCTTTTCGGGGAGAACGGCAACGGAAAGCAAAATGGAGGGAACGCATGAGAGATAACCCCTATAAAGACTTGCCGCCGCTGGAACGCAGGCCGGACGGTTCCCTTTACCGCATGACCCCGGCGCAGAGAAAACAGGCGGCCAGCCTGATACGCCGGGAGTGCTGTTGCTGTGAGGACGGCAACTGCATTGTCCTTGACGATGGGGACACCTGCACCTGTCCGCAGACGATTTCTTTCTCGGTCTGCTGTAAGTGGTTCCGCTGGGCGGTCTTGCCGCTGGACGGGACGCTGGAAGCGGAGATTTTCCGGGATAAGGACTTGAAACGCTGTGAGGTCTGCGGCGGTGTGTTCGTCCCCAAATCCAACCGGGCAAAATACTGCCCCGGCTGTGCCGCCAGAGTTCACAGGCGGCAGAAAACAGAAAGTGAACGGAAAAGGAGGTCTGCTGTGGACAGTTAGGAGCGAAAAAAGCCTTGATTTATCAGGCTTCGCAAGCCCCAAACCGGGGCTGGTGGTATAAAGTATCGCCCGCCCCGGAAAACGGGCTTCTAACCGTCCACAAAACGCACTATGACAAATACCATCTATATCCATCAGCCGGAAAAGGCGTTCAGCTTCACCCGGCTCCCGAATTTCCTCTTTGAAGCCCCCACATTCAAGCCCTTGTCCAACGAGGCAAAGGTTCTGTACGCCTTTATCCTGCGCCGGACAGAGTTATCCCGCAAGAATGGGTGGGCGGATGATTGCGGACGGATTTATCTGTACTATCCCATCTGCGAGGTGGTTGACCTGCTCCACTGTGGGCGGCAGAAAGCGGTAAACACCCTGCGGGAACTGCAATACGCCGGGCTGGTGGAGATCCAGAAGCAGGGCTGTGGAAAACCCAACCGCATTTTCCCAAAATCCTATGAAGCGGTTCCAAACACCGACTTCAAGAAATCCGGTTCTGGTACGCCGGAGGGCTGAAAACCGTACTTATGAAGTGAGGAAATCACTCCCCGGAAGTACGAAAACCGGACGGTATATAGAAATACAAAGATTAAAAAGATTTATTTATATTCTATCCATTCCAATCCTATCCGAGCTAATTTCTGCGGGATTTTCCCTGTGGAAAACCCCGGATAGGAAAGGAATGGGGAAAGGAGCAGAATGGCACAACACGCAATTTTGCGGTTTGAGAAGCACAAGGGCAACCCGGCAAGGCCGCTGGAAGCCCATCACGAAAGACAGAAAGAACAATACGCCAGCAACCCCGACATTGACACAAGCCGGAGCAAGTACAACTTTCATATCGTCAAGCCAGAGGGCAGGTACTATCATTTCATTCAAAACCGCATTGAACAGGCCGGGTGCCGAACCCGCAAGGACAGCACACGGTTTGTCGATACGCTGGTAACTGCCAGCCCGGAGTTTTTCAAGGGGAAATCCCCAAAGGAGATACAGGCGTTTTTCCAGAGGGCGGCGGACTTCCTCATTGGCCGGGTAGGACGGGAAAATATCGTGTCGGCGGTGGTACACATGGACGAGAAAACGCCCCACCTGCATTTGACCTTTGTTCCGCTGACAAAGGACAACCGCCTGTGTGCAAAGGAGATTATCGGCAACCGGGCAAACCTGACGAAGTGGCAGGACGATTTTCACGCCTATATGGTGGAGAAATATCCTGACTTGGAGCGTGGGGAGAGCGCCAGCAGGACAGGCCGGAAGCATATCCCCACCCGGCTTTTCAAACAGGCGGTTTCCCTCTCCCGGCAGGCAAGAGCCATTGAAGCCACACTGGACGGCATTAACCCGCTGAACGCCGGAAAGAAAAAAGAGGAAGCCCTCTCCATGCTGAAAAAGTGGTTCCCGCAGATGGAGAATTTCTCCGGGCAGTTGAAAAAGTACAAGGTCACAATCAATGACCTGCTGGCGGAGAATGAGAAGTTGGAAGCAAGGGCAAAGGCCAGCGAAAAAGGAAAGATGAAAGATACGATGGAACGGGCAAAGCTGAAAAGCGAACTGGACAATTTACAGCGGCTGGTTGACCGTATCCCGCCGGATATACTGGCGGAACTGAAACGTCAGCAGCGGCACACGGTAAAGGAAAGGTGATAGATATAAGCAGAAATTTTCGCCGCCTCTGTGCGGCATTGTACCTTGAAAACTGAATATGGAGGACACTGGATGGCAAAAAGTGAAAGCGATATTTTTACACCCCGAACAGGGCAGGTTATACAAGCAGAGAACGGCACGCAGTATTTTGTATGTGGGAACAACCGTATAAAAATCTCCGAACACTTCGCCGCAGGCGGGAAGCCCCTCGGTGATCTGATTGTAGATGTGGTGCGGCATACCGCAGAAAAAGCCGCTTCAACCTGATAGCCCATCATTGATAACACGCCCACGCTTATGATATAATTGCCATAGAGCAAAAGTATTGTAAGCGTGGGTTGTTTCTTTAGAAGGAGGATTTTTACGGTGAAACAACCTTACAATACTACGATTTACAACACGGCGCTTTATATGAGATTGAGCCGGGACGATGAACTGCAAGGAGAAAGCGGGAGTATTCAGACACAACGCATGATGCTCCGGCAATATGCCGCCGAGCATGGCCTGAATGTCATAGATGAATATATCGACGATGGATGGTCTGGAACGAACTTTGACAGGCCGGATTTTCAGAGAATGATTGATGACATTGAGGACGGGAAAATCAACTGCGTTGTTACGAAGGATTTATCCCGCTTAGGCAGAAACTACATTCTGACCGGCCAGTACACGGAAATCTACTTTCCCAGCAAAGGCGTCCGCTATATCGCTGTCAATGACAATGTGGACACCATCAACGGAGAGAATGAGCTTGCCCCATTCCTCAACATTCTGAATGAAATGCACGCCCGCCAGACCAGCAAAAAGGTAAAGGCGGCCATGCGGACACGGTTCGCAAATGGCGCACACTATGGAGCCTATGCTCCGCTTGGCTATGTCAAAGACCCAGATAAGAAAGGCCATCTTCTGATTGACCCGGAAACAAGGTGGATTATCGAAAAGATTTTTGACCTTGCCGTTCATGGCCGGGGAGCCGCCAGCATTACACGGATTTTGGTCGAAGAAAAAGTACCTACTCCCGGCTGGCTGAATTTCCAGAGATACGGCACTTTCGCAAATATCTATGCCGGAGCGCCGGAGGAAAAAGCCTATGCGTGGACGATAGCGCAGGTGAAAAGTATTCTGAAAGAGGAAACCTATATCGGACACAGCGTCCACAATAAGCAGACCAACATTTCATTCAAAAACAAGAAGAAAGTACGCAAGCCAAAAGAGGAATGGTATCGTGTGGAGAACACCCACGAAGCGATTATTTCCGAAGATGTGTTCCGTCAAGTACAGGAGCAGATTTGCAACAGGCGCAGACGGCAGAAGAACGGCACAACACAGATATTTTCCGGGCTGGTAAAATGTGCGGACTGCGGCTGGTCGCTGGCCTATGGTATGAACAGCCAGAACAAAAATCCCTATGCCCACTACCATTGTAGCAAGTACGGGCAAGGATTGCACCAGTGTTCCATGCACTATATCCGCTATGATGTGCTTTACGCCTATGTCCTTTCCCGTCTGCAATACTGGTCTGTGCTGGCACAGCAGGATGGGGACAAACTTCTGAAACGGCTACTTAACGCCAGCGACAAGGAACGCAATACTGCAAGGAAGCGGCAGACAGCCGAACTGAAAAAGGCGGAAAAGCGCAAAGCAGAAGTAGACACCCTGTTTGCAAAAATGTATGAGGACTGGTCTGCCGGACGCATTACAGAATACAATTTCAATATGCTGTCCGAAAAGTATCAGGGCGAACAGCGAGAATTGGACGTAAAAATTGAACGGCTTCACGAAGCGATGGAGACCGCCGCCCAGACAGCGGTTGACGCTGAAAAGTGGATAGGTCTGATGAAACAGTATGTCAATCCCACAGAATTGACGGCTGAACTTCTGAATACGCTGATTGAAAAAATCCTTGTCCATGAAGCGGTCAAAAGTGAGGACGGAAGCCGGGAACAGGAAGTGGAAATCTTCTACCGCTTTATCGGCAAAATCGAATGACACATCTTGAGATACCCAACAATATCTTTAACTAAGGGAAACGGGGGGCGCGCTGCCGGACGTGGCGCTGCTGTGCCCGCTGGCGCGGGCGCTGGGCTGCACCGCGAACGAGCTGCTGAACTTCCGGCCCGAGCTTACCGCCGAGGAGATCGACACCCTGTGCACGGCGGCCCGCCGCCAATTTGAGGCAGGGGAGAAAGAACAGGCGGCCGCGCTGTGCGAGGAACGGCTGCGCCAGTACCCCACCGACCTGAACCTCGCGTTCCGGGTGGGCTTTTTGTATGCCCGGTACGGGGGCGGGGAAGAGGCTCTTTTAAAGCGGGCGATTGTGCTGTTTCGGGAAGCTGCGGCCCTGCCGGATGAGGAGCAGCGCCGCAGCGCCTGGCAGATGCTGGCCCGGCTGTATGCCAGGCAGGGGCAGTATCAGCCGGCGATGGAGGCGCTTGGCCACCTGCCCAGCTGCAACCAGGAAGGGATGAGCCTGCGCGCGGCGGTGCTGCGGCAGATGGGGCGGCTGGAAGAGGCGGAGCAGTTGGAGCGCGGCGCCCTGGCAGCGCAGAGGAAAGCGCTGCAGGCCACCCTGCTGAGCTTGGCGGAAACGGCCCGCCGGCAGG
This window of the Oscillospiraceae bacterium genome carries:
- the aadE gene encoding aminoglycoside nucleotidyltransferase ANT(6)-Ia, with amino-acid sequence MRSEKEVYDIVLNFAKTDKRIRMVTLEGSRTNTNIPPDDFQDFDITFFVTDMDSFTSDDKWLDIFGERLILQKPEDMELFPAVEKGFSYLMLFTDDVKIDLTLLPLELIDEYFTWDKLVKLLLDKDNRIVKPPIPTDIDYHLQKPTQRMFDDCCNEFWNTTTYVVKGLCRKEILFAIDHMNDIVRKELLRMISWLIGIKQGFHFSLGKNYKFMKQYVPEELWERLMSTYNMDSYPHMWESFEQCMALFREVSSEVACQLDYQYPLYDEKISNYVIRQKKKYGIEDDNK
- a CDS encoding transposase, producing the protein MRDNPYKDLPPLERRPDGSLYRMTPAQRKQAASLIRRECCCCEDGNCIVLDDGDTCTCPQTISFSVCCKWFRWAVLPLDGTLEAEIFRDKDLKRCEVCGGVFVPKSNRAKYCPGCAARVHRRQKTESERKRRSAVDS
- a CDS encoding plasmid recombination enzyme type 3, with amino-acid sequence MAQHAILRFEKHKGNPARPLEAHHERQKEQYASNPDIDTSRSKYNFHIVKPEGRYYHFIQNRIEQAGCRTRKDSTRFVDTLVTASPEFFKGKSPKEIQAFFQRAADFLIGRVGRENIVSAVVHMDEKTPHLHLTFVPLTKDNRLCAKEIIGNRANLTKWQDDFHAYMVEKYPDLERGESASRTGRKHIPTRLFKQAVSLSRQARAIEATLDGINPLNAGKKKEEALSMLKKWFPQMENFSGQLKKYKVTINDLLAENEKLEARAKASEKGKMKDTMERAKLKSELDNLQRLVDRIPPDILAELKRQQRHTVKER
- the tndX_1 gene encoding recombinase, whose protein sequence is MKQPYNTTIYNTALYMRLSRDDELQGESGSIQTQRMMLRQYAAEHGLNVIDEYIDDGWSGTNFDRPDFQRMIDDIEDGKINCVVTKDLSRLGRNYILTGQYTEIYFPSKGVRYIAVNDNVDTINGENELAPFLNILNEMHARQTSKKVKAAMRTRFANGAHYGAYAPLGYVKDPDKKGHLLIDPETRWIIEKIFDLAVHGRGAASITRILVEEKVPTPGWLNFQRYGTFANIYAGAPEEKAYAWTIAQVKSILKEETYIGHSVHNKQTNISFKNKKKVRKPKEEWYRVENTHEAIISEDVFRQVQEQICNRRRRQKNGTTQIFSGLVKCADCGWSLAYGMNSQNKNPYAHYHCSKYGQGLHQCSMHYIRYDVLYAYVLSRLQYWSVLAQQDGDKLLKRLLNASDKERNTARKRQTAELKKAEKRKAEVDTLFAKMYEDWSAGRITEYNFNMLSEKYQGEQRELDVKIERLHEAMETAAQTAVDAEKWIGLMKQYVNPTELTAELLNTLIEKILVHEAVKSEDGSREQEVEIFYRFIGKIE